The following proteins are co-located in the Polystyrenella longa genome:
- a CDS encoding response regulator transcription factor yields MSIPQTILIIDDDREISSTLSNVLGAAGYNVLTASNGLEGRKQIDTQSPDLVITDMMMPRMGGFPILEHLKSLETPPKVIMITANEGGRHKAYAEMLGAMDYLRKPFAMEVLLESVENSIGKPGEAAASGGTSKLRRSAKKS; encoded by the coding sequence ATGTCGATACCACAAACAATTCTGATCATCGATGATGATCGCGAGATCTCCTCAACCCTCAGTAACGTACTGGGAGCCGCTGGCTATAATGTGTTGACCGCTTCCAATGGCCTGGAAGGCCGCAAGCAAATCGACACTCAGAGCCCCGACCTCGTTATCACAGACATGATGATGCCTCGCATGGGTGGGTTCCCGATTCTTGAACACCTGAAATCGCTCGAAACTCCCCCCAAGGTCATCATGATCACCGCCAACGAAGGGGGACGGCACAAAGCCTATGCCGAAATGCTCGGCGCCATGGACTACCTGCGAAAACCATTCGCGATGGAAGTTCTGCTGGAGTCGGTCGAGAATAGTATCGGAAAACCAGGCGAAGCAGCTGCTTCTGGTGGCACTAGTAAACTCCGTCGCTCTGCCAAGAAGTCCTGA
- a CDS encoding alanine/ornithine racemase family PLP-dependent enzyme, whose amino-acid sequence MNAPRLEIDLSKVYDNTRILVELLGDRGISVTGMTKASLGCPEIAEALIRAGVSAIGDSRIENIQNMRHHLVPASMILTRSPMLSQVEEIVKYADVSFNTELEVIRKLSAAAGEANQVHGIVLMVELGDLREGIMPEDMLDVVREVIRIPNIVLKGIGANLACRNGVSPDGTNMSELSALANLIETTFNLTLEIVSGGSSANLNWALSGAGTGRINDLRLGESILLGREPLHRQAIDGLHADAITLVAEVIESKVKPSQPWGEIAQNAFGEKLTFLDRGRIPQAILAIGHQDTDPHGLQPPAGIDILGASSDHLIVESNLPVGSEITFQLNYSALARAMTSPFIARVMKHQGGPIPEPVA is encoded by the coding sequence ATGAATGCTCCCCGATTAGAGATCGACCTTTCGAAGGTCTACGACAACACGCGCATACTCGTAGAGTTACTGGGGGATCGGGGCATTTCTGTCACGGGAATGACCAAGGCGTCGCTCGGTTGTCCTGAAATTGCAGAGGCCTTGATCCGGGCAGGCGTGAGTGCGATTGGCGACTCGCGAATTGAGAACATTCAGAACATGCGACACCACCTCGTTCCTGCTTCAATGATTCTCACGCGGTCTCCGATGCTTAGCCAGGTGGAAGAGATCGTTAAGTACGCCGATGTGAGCTTTAACACGGAACTCGAAGTAATCCGCAAGCTCTCCGCCGCCGCGGGGGAAGCGAATCAAGTACACGGGATCGTGCTCATGGTCGAACTGGGCGATCTCCGTGAAGGAATTATGCCAGAAGACATGCTGGACGTCGTACGCGAGGTGATTCGCATTCCGAACATCGTGCTTAAAGGAATCGGGGCCAATCTTGCTTGTCGTAACGGTGTGTCTCCCGACGGTACGAACATGTCTGAACTTTCCGCACTCGCGAATTTGATTGAGACGACATTCAACCTGACGCTCGAAATCGTATCCGGAGGCAGCTCCGCCAATCTGAACTGGGCCCTGAGTGGTGCAGGCACGGGTCGGATCAACGACCTACGACTGGGCGAATCTATTCTGCTTGGTCGAGAACCCCTCCATCGCCAAGCAATCGATGGGCTGCACGCTGACGCGATCACGCTGGTGGCCGAAGTAATCGAGTCCAAGGTCAAGCCGTCGCAGCCATGGGGCGAGATCGCACAAAATGCGTTTGGCGAGAAATTGACTTTCCTGGATCGCGGCCGCATCCCCCAGGCGATCCTGGCGATCGGACATCAGGACACCGACCCGCATGGCCTGCAGCCCCCTGCTGGAATCGATATCCTCGGTGCGAGCAGCGATCACCTCATCGTCGAGTCCAATCTTCCTGTTGGAAGCGAGATCACATTTCAGCTCAACTACAGTGCGTTGGCTCGAGCCATGACTTCACCCTTTATCGCCAGAGTCATGAAGCATCAGGGCGGTCCCATCCCCGAACCTGTCGCATAG
- the bshB1 gene encoding bacillithiol biosynthesis deacetylase BshB1 yields MADPISPPELDLLVVSPHPDDAEISVGGTILKSKQAGLKVGVLELTNGEPTPHGSPEIRAKETAAATQVLGLDWRGNLRLPNRSLQNTLEARAALAGVFRLSRPKVILAPYWEDVHPDHVAASQLVDDARFWAKLSKTDMPGERYWPPTMYYYWSIHLRNHPKPSFVLDISNTLEQKIDAIRCYESQMLVGRPTEFPTVLDDIRDRNRYWGWAIHTAYGEPFASREEIGLPLLPTLSTD; encoded by the coding sequence GTGGCCGACCCCATTTCTCCCCCCGAACTCGACCTATTAGTCGTCTCTCCGCACCCGGATGACGCCGAAATCAGCGTGGGTGGTACCATTCTCAAGTCAAAACAGGCGGGGTTGAAAGTCGGTGTACTGGAACTGACCAACGGAGAACCCACGCCGCACGGTTCGCCTGAAATTCGCGCCAAAGAGACGGCAGCAGCGACTCAGGTACTTGGCCTGGACTGGAGAGGCAATCTGAGGCTTCCGAATCGGTCGCTTCAGAATACGTTAGAGGCCCGGGCTGCACTCGCAGGGGTGTTCCGGCTCAGTCGACCGAAGGTCATACTGGCTCCCTACTGGGAGGACGTGCATCCCGACCATGTCGCCGCCTCGCAGCTCGTGGACGATGCCCGCTTCTGGGCGAAGTTGTCAAAAACCGACATGCCCGGCGAACGATACTGGCCACCGACGATGTACTATTACTGGAGCATCCACCTGCGAAACCACCCGAAGCCTTCCTTCGTTCTCGATATCAGTAACACGCTCGAACAGAAAATAGACGCGATTCGCTGCTATGAATCGCAAATGCTCGTCGGGCGCCCGACCGAGTTCCCAACCGTGCTCGACGACATTCGAGACCGCAATCGGTACTGGGGCTGGGCCATTCACACAGCATACGGAGAACCCTTCGCCTCGCGCGAAGAAATTGGTTTACCGCTGTTACCAACGTTATCTACAGATTAA
- a CDS encoding DUF1015 domain-containing protein, with product MVKISPLCGWRYELGQVGDLSDVTAPPYDVINTQGQTELYEKHPCNVVRLILNREEVGDSSVEDRYVRAAQFLKNWQREGVLVQDQENCFYVYHQEFDWEGTHYIRKGFLGRCGLEEFGEGAVFPHEQTLPGPKKDRLALTQHCRTNLSPIFGLFPDREETAQQILEDAVQGAPPFVATDEQGVIHRFWPVSDHAAISAVQQLLHEKPIFIADGHHRYETALNYREWLKQEGKLNSENHPANNVLMMFVGMSDPGLAILPTHRLVSGLPGLTQPELISLLEKNFRLTPQGVGEEGARETWESMEMSGEQGVLGFGTAADGQWLLAELTDGSPMEELAAEQSPAWRELGVSLLHKLVLGHLLAVKTEGEEASWKYVHLMSEVNEALSGKSCDLAVLVPPAGIDHVREIASNREKMPPKSTFFYPKLLSGLVFNPLS from the coding sequence ATGGTGAAAATCTCTCCCCTTTGTGGATGGCGATACGAACTCGGGCAAGTGGGAGACCTCTCGGATGTCACGGCGCCCCCTTACGATGTGATTAACACACAAGGCCAGACCGAACTGTACGAAAAACATCCCTGCAATGTCGTACGTCTGATTTTGAACCGGGAAGAAGTCGGCGACAGTTCTGTCGAGGATCGGTATGTACGAGCCGCCCAATTCCTGAAAAACTGGCAGCGGGAAGGCGTCCTGGTACAGGATCAGGAAAATTGCTTTTATGTCTACCATCAGGAATTCGACTGGGAAGGAACTCATTACATTCGCAAAGGGTTTCTGGGCCGCTGTGGATTGGAAGAATTCGGTGAGGGAGCCGTCTTCCCACACGAACAAACTCTGCCGGGTCCCAAGAAAGATCGGCTCGCTTTGACACAACATTGCCGAACCAATCTCTCCCCCATTTTCGGTCTGTTCCCGGACAGGGAAGAGACCGCTCAGCAGATTCTGGAAGATGCAGTGCAGGGGGCGCCGCCATTCGTGGCGACGGATGAACAAGGGGTTATTCACCGGTTCTGGCCCGTTTCAGATCATGCGGCCATCTCGGCCGTGCAACAATTGCTTCATGAAAAGCCGATTTTCATTGCTGACGGCCATCACCGTTATGAGACCGCTCTGAACTATCGGGAATGGCTCAAACAAGAAGGCAAACTCAATTCCGAAAATCATCCTGCCAACAATGTCTTGATGATGTTCGTGGGAATGTCGGACCCAGGTCTGGCGATTCTCCCCACCCATCGTCTTGTCAGCGGTCTGCCCGGTCTAACTCAACCTGAACTGATCAGTCTACTGGAAAAGAACTTCCGCCTGACGCCGCAAGGGGTCGGAGAAGAGGGTGCCCGAGAGACTTGGGAGAGTATGGAGATGTCGGGCGAACAGGGTGTCCTTGGTTTCGGAACTGCAGCCGATGGTCAGTGGCTCCTGGCCGAACTGACCGACGGGTCCCCGATGGAGGAGCTGGCCGCAGAACAAAGTCCCGCCTGGCGGGAGCTGGGGGTCAGTCTGCTGCACAAGCTGGTGCTGGGGCATTTACTTGCGGTAAAAACAGAAGGGGAGGAAGCTTCGTGGAAGTATGTTCATTTAATGTCGGAAGTGAACGAGGCCTTGTCGGGTAAATCATGCGATTTAGCGGTGCTGGTTCCCCCTGCCGGGATCGATCATGTTCGCGAAATCGCCTCCAATCGGGAAAAAATGCCTCCCAAAAGCACGTTTTTCTATCCGAAACTGCTTTCCGGGCTCGTTTTTAATCCTCTCTCCTGA